The following is a genomic window from Rhinoraja longicauda isolate Sanriku21f chromosome 26, sRhiLon1.1, whole genome shotgun sequence.
TGGGCACTGATGAGCGTGGGGGAAAGACCAGCACAGCAGAGGGGCAGCACTGAACAAATAATGAACAGTTAGCAGGCAGGGCTATGGATCTATTCCACGGCCAGGTGTGTGACATCAACCAGGCTCCTGCTTGTCATCCCAGGTGGGCACAAACGCTGCCATGCAGCAAAGACCAGGGAAGTCCTTGCCATTATGTATCCTCAACAAACAGCTGTAAaagaagcgaagatagacacaaaaagctggagtaactcagcctctctggagagaatgggtgactttttggatcgagacccttcttcagattgacgtttcgggtcaagacccttcttctaaaaGAAGTGATCTGATTATTAATTTGACTGTTGTTTAAGGATGATGGCCGGttgtcaaattccctccattacAACTGTGCCTGCTCTTCAGTCATGTACTTCATCAATTGCGAAGTGCTTTGCGACAATATGAGGCTGAGCGAGGATGATTATATCAATCAAAAGTTATCTGTCTTGTTGATTTGCAGTAGTTCCCTCTTCTCCCGCCACTCCTGACAGGCACCACTGCAGTGCTACACGCGCCCAACCCCACTCTGCCTGCTGCAGGGTTACAGGAGATGCCGCCAACTCAGTCCTACCTGAGAGTCCACAGAAAAGTTGGCAACAAAGGACAGCTTGTCCAGGAAGGGCTGCACGTAATTATTCACAGCTCGCTTGATATCCCAGCAAACATCGTGAGACTTGGGATCAGGATTCAACAGACTGAAGGTGATTTCATAGCCTGAAAAAGGTTagaaaaaaaaccccagaaaTTCAAGCGATCTCCAATAAATACATATACAGACAAACCAATGACCGTCAAGGCACTTGCTGCACCTGACCATGGTTAAAGTTTAAATAGTAATTATTAATGTAATTCATATACAAGTTAAAAAACATGTTTAATATACTATGGGCAGCACAGCACACTCTAAATACCTAACAGATAGAATGTATCACATTCCTACAACAAAGTGAGCCCAAGGATAGCAGCCCGATCCCTCCTGGTCTTGCACAGCATCTGATTCCTCCCCGCTTGAGATGTTCTTTATGTGATATTGGAACAGAGTgcagtggagggagatgggctTGAAGCTACAAGTATACTTGGTTTCTTACACCAGGGCGTAACCATGCATCTAACCACTTTCCAGTTACTTTGAAACATAGAATTATACAgtatataaacaggcccttcagcccagcttgtccacGCTGACTCTCATGCTTATCAATGCTCATTCCATTTGTCCAGAATAGGACCTTATTCCTCTTGGCATTTCCCATCTAACTACTTGTCCAGATGCCTTTTAAACACTGTAATTGtattgcctccaccacttcctttgAGGGAGTCTCCTGTCCGCTCCAAttattcaccacactctgtgtgaaaactatccctcagatcccctttaaatttctcccattCACcgtaacctgtgccctctagttctggactcccctagccTGAGAAATAACACTCAatcctatctatgcccttcataattttatgaacGTCTTTACGTGACCCCTTGGCCTCCTgtgttccagtgagaataaagctagcctacccaatctctctttacacCTACAGATCTCCATTCTAGGCCACATCCTggagaatctcttctgcaccctctctcatGTACTACAACCTTCCTTCCATGTGGTTACCAGAGCTTTGCACAATGATCCAAGTGCAGTATGGCCAATGGTTTGTGCAACCACAACAAGATGTCTCAGTGAAGTTGCTTTGAAGTGTTAGCCGAGAGGATCAAACTCAGCAATGATGCTCCCCAGTTTAATTGGTGTTGCAGCCTAACCTAACGACACCAGCTCGATTTAACAACCTATTTAACTTTAGGCTTCAGTGGTGATGAACATGGTGCAGCGTGATCCCATGGTTATGAGTTAGGTTAAAATTGTGCCTCTACTGCGTGTCAATCCTTGGACAAAGCACTGGAGCATGGCTTGCAGCTGTAACTATACACCCCCTCAGTGCAGGTGGGGAGGAGCAATTGGCAGAAAACAGCACACTGTTCTCACCGAGGCTGGATTTGAACGCTGTCATACTGGTCGTGAAGCTGTCGGTGCCGAAACTCCCTGAGGGGACGCGGCTGGACAAGGCCGCAACCACCATGTCGTCGGTGAAGGACATGGTCTGCAGGATATCCTCCGCGCGGTCGTCGATGTCCTGAAGTACGTCCTCCACACTGTGTGACGCGGTCACCGGAGAGCGCAGGAAGCTGGCCCGGTGCTTGCCGATGTAAACCGTGGCCTCGTCCGGCAGAAGCTGGGAATCAGCAGGCACCACGTATATCACCACTGACCCGGCCGGACTATCGTAAACCTGGGACAAAGTGACTACTGCCTCTGAAAATACAAGAGGGGACAATCAGCTAGGATACAGCAAAACTGAGGTCACATCACTGGGCTTCAGGACATTAAGGGAATCTAGGAATGTGTGGAAATGGCAGGAAAACACTGTGAAGGAGAACAGCAAAGGAGGCttgaaagggctgaatggcctattcttgcCGTTACATCTTATGGTTTCACGTATTACTtctgtttgctgatgacactgggtGGGATTGTGCAGATGATGAACGGAGGCATCAGGGCCACTTGGGCAAGTTAAACGAATAGGCACATACACGacagattgatttattcacaaaatgctggagtaactcagcaggtcagacagcatctcgggagagaaggaatgagtaccattccttctctcccgagatgctgcctgacctgctgagttactccagcattttgtgaataaatcgatttgtaccagcatctgcagttcagagACAGAGACAGCTCGACATGGATACATTTTTATATGAAAAACAGAAACCAAAAACAAGGTATAATCTGAATGATTGATTCAGGAGAGCAAGGGAATATGGCACTTCAATTAAGGAGCAGCCACACTTGTACTGAATCGCTGAGCAGATTCaaaggctgaatgacctacttctgctcttacctttctatgtttctttctattTAAGGTTTATAACATCAGTCAGAGAAGGAAAATAGATTTAAGGCAAAGAACCCGTACCTTCCACATTTTTGCTCATTATGGCATCTTGCTCTAACCCAGTTACAGCTCTGTATGTCTTCTCGTACCTATACTTGAACCCTGTTTTATCTGCAAGGTAAGACAGAACAAGGATTAAATGGAACATAACGAATTAGTGCAAGGATCAGATGGTGATCATtcatctcagtatcccgtacctgccttctctccataccccctgatccctttagccacaagggccacatctaactccctcttaaatatagccaatgaactggcctcaactaccttctgtggcagagaattccacagactcaccactctctgtgtgaaaaaaaactttctcatctcggtcctaaaagacttcccccttatcattaaactgtgaccccttgttctggacttccccaacatcgggaacaatcttcctgcatctagcctgtccaaccccttaagaattttgtaagtttctataagatcccccctcaatcttctaaattccagcgagtacaagccgagtctatccagtatcTATCGCATGCTTCCTGACTCACTgcgttcctacaactatcaggttcttgaaccgacctgcacgACCCTAACCCTCTCAGCAATAGAACTCTACGGACCATCTCATGCACTACTATGGActtagtttctttttttttttacagtctttttcttttcactcttGTGGAATTTATATGTTATTGACGCCAATTATAATtcatactcgaccaagtggacccgttgggcccaaaccgctcctgcattggtgcaccaccctgtcctccccccatcccctgtctcctcaacccctcccctctcccttatctcccttcttcccccttccctctccctccctccttccctccctcctcccctccacctcccctccttttaaacttaaaaatgtgaataactttaaaaatataacaccgatttcaataaagctACTTGcaatatcactaaagtgacaatggtgagtaaggtgggcctaaaattgtcacgctattgtgtaccgttttggctgacattcagtcacaaacaagataacaaacgagagttttagtatatagattttgtgTCCTGTCTGAGGCTATGTGCCTGTGATTTTGCTGTAAGCATCATTGTATCTGCAGAAAGAAacaaacagatgctggtttacaccaaagatagacacaaaacactggagtaactctgggggtcaggcagcatctctgaagaaaaggaataggtgacattttggggtcgagacccttcttcagactgagagctctcagtcacctattcattttctccagagatgctgcctggcccgctgcgttactgcagcattttgtgcctatcttcactgTACCTGTATCTGACCACACTTGTGCACGTGACAACGGACTCGACTCGACCTGACGAGGCACTCACCATCCAGCTGATTCTGCCTCTGGCTGAACTGTGTTTGTGGCAGCAGCTTCTTCTGTTGCTCTTGTGTCAGTGTGCCTCTCGCAAAGACCACCTCCACCGGCACACTTATGTCGAGCTACAGGAGAAAAATCAAAACACAGTTATACAATCGTACAGCAGATATAGACTCTATGCCACCAATTGTACCTTCCTAAACTAACTCCATTGACCTACATTAGTTTGTGGCTTTCTGTGCCACAAGGATCCAAGTACATGACTAAAGGTTGCTTGAATGTTCTGAGAGTCTTTGCCTCCACCAACTTCAGCTCTGTGTTACAAATTCCCCTCCGATCCTTATAAATctgctccctctcaccttaaacccatgccccttGTCCAAGACACCCCTACCATGTGAAAAAGATTCTTATTATCAACCCTATCTAACCCCTTCATCCTCCTCTGCTCCAAATAAAATAACCCCAGTCTATCTAGTTCCTCCATATAACTGTAATACTCCAACTCAGGTGACACCCCAATCTACTGAATTCACCGCCCCTGATGTAGCCTCCTCTACACTGGCAAGAACTAGCATAGATGATCAACGCAGGTGCATCTCAAGGCTACATGTTTAGCTCCCTGCTCCATTCTCTTTACACCCTTGACCGTGGGATTTTTTCAGCCCAAATGGGGTAGGCACCTAAAGGGGAATGCAAACTTGGATAGAGCTTACATTAACATACACAGCGAGAGCCAAGATCAGGATATAAAAGCAGGGAGAAGGAAATGAAAGTAACCCCTTCACAGAACTAGACACAGAAGAACAAAGTCATAGAGAAAGGTCCTTGTCCCAACCTTGCTGCTATCAACATTCATATTTCCTCTCACCAATCTTCATTCTCTCTCTATAGCACAATCTACTGTTCTTTTACAGGTTTAAACAGCTCCTGATGCCCGATTACTGTAAAGATCCAAGGAAAGCAGAATACACACATGTTACATGGACCATTCAAGCCACTGACCCTCTACTGAGTTGATCACAGATTTCAGAGATCAAAGAAGTCACTTAATTTACAGCACAATCTAAACTATCAAATCAGACTCCTCTCAGAGACTGCATGTAACAGCAGGAGCAGGTGCAATTGGTTCAAAATGATTCGGTTGTTATATTCTAGCTGCTCCAGTGGCATGCACCACTCCTGTTCAAACTCTCTCCAGCACCTTTCAATTCCTAACCCAGGCACCAGTATGTTAAGTCTGGCTGGCCGACTTGGATTCACCTACATTGGCGATACCTGTGGTGCACAGCCTATGGGGTCATTCTACAGATGAGGCACTTGTCATTAACCACAACGCTGCCGCAAAGCGGCACATCCAGACAGATGCACAAGTCCATGACAATAGCAACGGAATGAGGCCTTACCATGAGAAAGTCCAGCTCGCTGAtctggctgtaaggcagcgaagCACGGTAGGTCTCTGTCGTCTTCCACCAGAGAGGCAGCCCAACCAGTATCATCACCAAAGTGATACAGCCGGTGGATACCTTTCCTCGGTGTATTTCTGAACAaataaaaatagatgtgtgagtTGCGGGCACCTCAGTTGCAAAGCATCAATTGAACACTATAAAGATATTTGGAGAAGTCTTATTACAGTAAATGTTACCCACCATTTTAATCTCTATAAACTAGTGTCTCACCCGCCCCTGCTGATTCCAATTCCCGGATCAAGTAAGTCACTAAGAACAAAACTCCATCATATTTTCTCCATCACATTTTCCCCATCCCTGGAGATCCATCCATCCCCTTTGCCCACCAACCTTGATATGGAAAAGATCCACAACTCCAGAGCTCCTTTCAAACCTCAAGTTGCTCCAAAACTACATTACAGCCAATGCAGTACTTTTGAAATTCAAGATGAGGAtgatagaagggtcttgacccaagacatcacctagCAATTCCatccataggtgctgcctgactcgctgagttcctccagcactttgtgttttgctcaggattccagcatctgctgttccttgtatccCCATAGAAAGACAGAGTTGCGACTGTGCGTGTCGTGGTTATTTGGCCCCTCAAGTCTTCTAGTGGAGCAATTCTGTTCATCCCATTCTCAAACAATTTCGCCAACAACTTGCTTTCTTTCAAGTTCCATCCAATTTCCTTTCGATGGTGAATTTCAGAACATAACTATTCCTTCAGTTAAAAGAAATTCCCCCGTCTCCCTCGTGCAGCTTCTGCCCAAATGCTTACATCTGTGCTCCCTGACTCTCGAAACATCTGCGGATGAGAACAGCTACACATCACAGTCTTTGCTCGAGGGAGAGCAGACTCAGCTTCAATCTTAATCTTGCAGCTGGAATACCTCACCTCTGGGACCATTATAGTAAAAAGGGAACTAACAGTTCAggtcgaagatagactcaaaatgccggagtaactcagccggtcaaacagcacctctggagaaaaagacagtgacgtttcgggttgagacccttcttgagatccaaaacatcacctattccttttctccagaggtgctgtccgacccgctgggttactccagctttttggctaTTTTCGTTTTaaaagagcatctgcagttccttcctacactaacagTTCAAGTCGATGGTTCTTCATCTGTTTTTTCTCTTCACAAGTGCTGCCTAACAtacccaacattttctgtttatttcagatttgcagtatttgtaatttaaaaaaatctcaattCCTCTTCTATTAAATCTGCCCTGTCTACTCCAGGAGACCTTCTCtggagtgtgaaaatgcacacctccagattcagggaaagtttcttcccagctgttatcaggcatctgaacctaccaacaactagagagcagtcctgaacgactgtttacctcattggaaacttccggactatttttgatctgactttactggctttatcttgcattaatcatttttcacgttatttcctttatcatgtatctgtacactgtggatggctcgattgcaatcatgtattgtctttccgctgactggttagcacgcaacaaaagcttttcactgtacctcgctacacgtgacaatgataaactaaataaactcttCTTCCCTTATGTGAGGCGACCAGAATAAGATACAATTGTGCCCTTAATAGCTCTAAACAATATTTGCTGCTTTAGGACTCGATGCCTGTTTGTGAATCGCAGTGTAATAATTCAGAAAATCTCTGTAATTCCACTGTGCAGCATTAAATTTTCTTAACAATCTACAATTATAGTCAGAACAACACTTAGTGCTAAAATGCAACTCTCTGGTCTGTGCTCACAACCTTCCTGCTGTTGACAGTTCAATTCACACCACTAAGGACCCAGGAGCCCAAAATTTCAAAATCAAGGGTCCTCCAGAGGAAGACAAACAAAATAAGCAACCATGGGAAAAACATTGTCTTAATTTGTTCATCTTACACATTTTCATTAACTAATATATTCTTTCAGGGCCTTTGTtagattgagttactccagcaaacaaCACGAGAGAGTGGTGTTGCTGAATGACAATGAGGGAGCGAGATTATATCAGTAGACATAGTATATCAGTAGACATAGTCTTCTGACAATGTACAGCAGAACAGGGAGGCACAAGGGTTACAGCGAGAAGAACTGCCACCTTCCAGCAACCCTGGTTCCACCCTGAATGCAGtgctctctgtgtgaagtttgtatgttcttcttgTCACTGTGCAAGTTGTTCCCaactactccagtttcctcctatatcTCAAAGGTATACGGGTTGGTACGTTAATCGACTAcaataaattgtcccttgagtggAGGATTCTGGGGAGCTGGGGTAGAGTTGATAAGTCTGTgaggtgaatttaaaaaaagatcagtGTAAGATTAATGAAAAAGGATTCTTGATGTTCAGTAGGAACAGAGGGGCAAatctccatgctgtctgactctaagaTAGTCAGCAACATTGCTCTAGGAAGGGTTTGCCCTGTGATGGCATCGATTACCATGACTAGAAATTCAGATCCATAGAGCAGGATTACAGAATAGTATTAGTTGTGGGGCTAATATAACATCATCTAATTTGTGGCACAAAGTGTTGGTCAAAGAGGGGTCACCGAATGGCAAACTAAACAGTATCTACACAGGTAAAAACATTAGTATAGGGAGGGGGGGTGACTGCCTTTGGGAAAGAGGGTTATGGAGTCGACAAATAACTTTGtattttctttctccacaggCAAGGTCCTGGAGGACCTTGTTATTCCTTTGATTCAGCTgtgaagtagagataatccaggaaattatacacCAGTGGGCCTCATGTTCAGGGAAGCAATGGAGAGAATTAATTGAGAATATTTACTCTCAGTTGGAAGATAATAGGATATTAGCGACAAACAGCATGGCTTTGTCCCTGTTAATTCATGTCTTACCAACTTGATTTTTAATTTGAAGATCTGACCGAGGTGATTTATGAGGACAGTACGGTGGATGTTGCTTAAttggattttagcaaggcataATGATAACATCCATTGTGATACACTAACCCAGAAGatcaagatgcatgggatccacagtgaTTTGATAGTTTGGATTTAGAACTGTCTTATTGATAGGCAGCAGTGGTGGAAGAGTGTTATCCTGGTTGGAGGTTTGTGACCAATGATGTTCCATAAGGATCTGTTTTGGGACCTGTGTTTTTTGTGATATATATACACAACTTGGCTGTAAATGCAGATGGGTTGGTTAATACATTTGCAGactacaccaaaattggtggagttgcaaacaatgaggaaggctgtcaaagtatattgCAAGATATGGTCAGTTACAAGTATGGGTTGGGGGGCTATCAGAAATGgtgaatggaatttaatccaaacaCGTGCTGTCTTGACATTGAgcgccaaagggcatgttcctgtgctgtactttcctatgtgtaagaaggaactgcagatgctggtttacaccaaatacacacaaaattctggaataactcagcaggtcaggcagcatcaccgaaggaaattaataggtgatgtttcaggttgagacccttcttcaaactgagagtcagggagaggaaaACTTGAGATATGAAGAGgttcaaagaacaaatgaatgcaaatggtcaaatcaaagccaacaatgatgatcaaggaaaggtcaatatgggaatgggagttagtgtttggcaactgggagatcatggtTGTCAAACACGTACTTCGAAGCCATATACTTTGGGAGATctaatgcaagaggaaagtacacatttaatggcaagactcttaactGCATTCTAGAGAGAATGCGGGGTCCAACCCACAGTTCCCTGGAACTGGCAACACAAATACGTAGATTTGTAAAAGCAGATACGATActagtgtttaagaggtttttaaataGGCAAATGCATAtacaggggatggaggggaatggaTTCAACCACCTTCCCTGTGCGACAGGGCAGGCCATGGCAAGGCAAGGCTCCTTACCAGGAAAGGTGGTTAGAAGGAATGTGGGTACCGGGGTGATTAATGAACCAGGCCCTGCGGGTGGACCTGGCTGGGTCACGACGCCGCCGGCACTGGATGGCAGGTCGCTCCCTCGCCGCCACTACTGAGCTTCGCCCCCGGCAGACAAGCTCCCGTTCGGTGCCCACCACAACCGGCAGCCGGAGCCGGCCACAACGCCCGAGCCTCGGCCCCCGCACAATGTTAACTCCCGCACCTTCCGTCGCGGCCTCGGCCGCCGCCATCTTGCTTCCTGCTTTCCCCGGGAACGGAAACGCTGTGTAATTGACACCGCGGTGCACCAATCAGCGCGCCCCTCCCAGCGTCACTGGCAACCAATCACAACCCGCCGGGGGCGGGACGTCCGGGACCGCCAGCCCCGGCGCTGCGCATGCGTCTCGGCGGCGTCGAGCCTGTGGCGGCCGGGAGCAGGAGCAATGGCGATCGCCCTCAGCATCCAGGTCTCCAAGatcaaaaggccattcggcccatcaagtctactccgccatttaatcatggctgatctatctctccctcctaaccccattctcctgccttctccccataacctctgacacctgtactaatcaagaatctatctatctctgccttaaatatatccactgtcttggcctccacattcgtctgtggcaaagaattccacagattcaccaccccctgactaaagacatttctcctcatctccttccaaaaagaatgtcctttaattctgaggctatgacctctagtcctagactctcccactggtggaaacatcctctccacatccactctatccaagcctttcactattctgtaagtttcaatgaggtcccccctcattcttctaaactccagcgagtacaggcccagtgccgacaaacactcatcataggctaacctcattcctgggatcattcttgtaaacctcctctggatcctctccagagccagcacatccttcctcagatattcctCAGAATTCCTCATATTGTGAGAAAATTCTCAAAATTGAGAAATTTCTCACAATATTGTgagaaaattgctcacaatattcccaatgccgccttccagtgccttatagagcctgagcattacatccctgtttttgtacacaagccctcttgaaataaatgctagcattgagcttgctttctttactaccaattagactcgcagattaaccttttaggaatcctgcaccaccattcccaagtccctttgcaccaccgatttctggattctcaccccatttagataACAGTCTACACCTTtagtcctactaccaaaatgcatga
Proteins encoded in this region:
- the pigs gene encoding GPI transamidase component PIG-S isoform X1, with amino-acid sequence MAAAEAATEEIHRGKVSTGCITLVMILVGLPLWWKTTETYRASLPYSQISELDFLMLDISVPVEVVFARGTLTQEQQKKLLPQTQFSQRQNQLDDKTGFKYRYEKTYRAVTGLEQDAIMSKNVEEAVVTLSQVYDSPAGSVVIYVVPADSQLLPDEATVYIGKHRASFLRSPVTASHSVEDVLQDIDDRAEDILQTMSFTDDMVVAALSSRVPSGSFGTDSFTTSMTAFKSSLGYEITFSLLNPDPKSHDVCWDIKRAVNNYVQPFLDKLSFVANFSVDSQILYYAVLGVTPRFDKSSSSFSLTEESLPHVINPVEAKLGSNVASSYPVLNFLLYVPEYSHSPLYIRDSSGSSLESNAFHSPRWGGIMIYNVDHEQTNETLLPVSIQVDMARVMEVFLPQLRLLMGIQKVQRLPETVIQTPGNMVVTDWEIDRLLWVRTVENIGTATNTLTSLAQLIDKIGNIVINDNIASEVYRAVASVQLSLEELEAGRLLPAFQASKDAITSSEKAFFDPSLLHLLYFPDDQKFAIYIPLFLPVCVPVVLSLLKTGKNLKWRRKVE